In a single window of the Raphanus sativus cultivar WK10039 chromosome 9, ASM80110v3, whole genome shotgun sequence genome:
- the LOC108827919 gene encoding uncharacterized protein LOC108827919 isoform X1 yields MSSNGEKGMMKRSDFAQKLLDDLRVRKERLSISQDTDNYAYSNRVFKGSRERRTKSTTFEEFNYGGSDKSLTSGTEVSNQILPYGKGRSIDLSKALAFALENAGKATRADPSGNASIISFLHEVGKRSLGLGTSSERRSSQQQLCSSSQQQLPMVHVHIKEISKGAQKLNQIIKACSNGLSFRKGRYSLQYGEEQYVEGAIELEESLRLLVDIQQASSEYLTKKHSQNRFKLLEENDDEEEEEEEQEDVWNRNNRKIKETAKADIEMRLLALNSKHRRQTSGCEDKPQKGRIPNVVAKLMGIGEFPEEEKETKNNNDASIKYAESLTRRIANENIVELKDQRRSTSLDLVFHKETQRATNGINYKDKSQHKDDSNSRKGNKKDGETTTKNAIRRNSSSPTDDKSKAVTRSQEKPLHKLSLGKKDEAKSIKKAKLKPERHQEHGVVTNHPPKPLSSVPVTDKAKAPRKSFSHVVVLEKKKGGEVHEAEFREKKNQVNSSLNGGFCKVRKQPENQKPVSKEANGKHDQLLGGYNDSNKTKAVEAERCINTSEMVQSSNRNVFEQKKDIKDDSILLIAAERVLCQAPSDNHHEIMFTDVVDQQAPISNSDGNSERFSKAVYKVVSASEGEVEAGIPLLEKRQEDQKQDTKDTLSENEMNLKKIVVKSQLFLDTFEALFKLNIPLSVLREVGGNNYYQEDKNLLLDCGYEIMKRKGRFQELSVHPFVKVAISSSKVNSLDHIVRQLSKEFEKLRTYGRECYTESLVQDYLPKVLERDVHHKDPNLNSMWDMGWNDSMNAFIEKDDVIRDVEREVFNGLLEEITRDLICI; encoded by the exons ATGAGTTCGAACGGAGAGAAAGGAATGATGAAACGGTCAGATTTTGCACAGAAGTTGTTAGATGATCTTCGTGTAAGGAAGGAGCGGCTTTCAATCTCTCAGGATACAG ATAACTATGCATATTCCAACCGAGTATTCAAGGGATCTagagaaagaagaacaaaatCT ACAACATTTGAAGAGTTCAACTATGGAGGATCAGACAAGTCTCTAACTAGTGGCACAGAGGTTTCGAATCAGATACTTCCATACGGAAAAGGCCGGAGCATAGATCTATCAAAAGCATTAGCATTTGCACTTGAAAATGCTGGGAAGGCTACAAGAGCGGATCCTTCAGGGAATGCATCGATCATTAGCTTCCTTCATGAAGTAGGAAAGAGATCTTTGGGTTTAGGAACATCATCGGAAAGAAGAAGCAGTCAGCAACAGCTTTGTTCAAGCAGCCAACAACAGCTTCCCATGGTTCATGTTCACATCAAGGAGATATCAAAGGGAGCTCAAAAACTGAATCAGATCATTAAAGCATGCAGCAACGGCCTCAGTTTTCGAAAAGGAAGGTACTCGTTACAATATGGGGAAGAACAATACGTGGAAGGTGCTATTGAATTGGAAGAGTCTCTTCGTTTGCTTGTAGACATTCAACAAGCTTCTTCCGAGTATCTCACCAAGAAACATAGTCAAAACAGATTCAAgctacttgaagaaaatgatgatgaggaggaagaagaagaagaacaagaagatgtTTGGAATCGAAATAACCGAAAGATAAAAGAAACCGCAAAGGCAGATATCGAAATGAGACTATTGGCGCTTAACAGCAAACACAGAAGGCAAACAAGTGGCTGCGAAGATAAACCTCAGAAGGGAAGGATTCCAAACGTTGTTGCGAAGTTGATGGGAATAGGAGAGTTTCCAGAAGAGGAAAAAGAGACCAAGAACAACAATGATGCATCCATCAAGTATGCAGAGAGTCTCACAAGGCGTATAGCCAATGAAAATATTGTTGAGTTAAAGGATCAAAGAAGGTCAACATCATTGGATTTAGTATTCCATAAGGAGACTCAGAGAGCTACTAATGGTATAAACTACAAAGACAAGTCTCAACACAAGGATGATTCAAACAGCAGAAAAGGAAACAAGAAGGATGGAGAAACAACGACGAAAAATGCTATCAGAAGGAACTCATCTTCTCCAACAGATGATAAGTCTAAGGCGGTCACAAGGAGCCAAGAAAAGCCTTTGCATAAACTTAGTCTTGGGAAGAAAGATGAAGCAAAGAGCATCAAGAAAGCGAAGTTGAAGCCGGAAAGGCATCAAGAACATGGCGTAGTGACCAATCATCCACCAAAGCCTTTGAGCTCAGTACCAGTCACAGACAAAGCTAAAGCTCCGAGGAAAAGCTTTTCTCATGTTGTTgtattggaaaagaaaaaaggagGAGAGGTGCATGAAGCTGAGTTccgagaaaagaaaaatcaggtCAACTCTAGTCTAAATGGTGGATTTTGCAAAGTAAGGAAGCAACCAGAGAATCAGAAACCTGTTTCTAAAGAAGCAAATGGAAAACATGATCAGTTACTCGGAGGTTACAATGACAGTAATAAGACCAAAGCTGTAGAAGCAGAGAGATGCATTAATACTTCTGAAATGGTCCAATCATCAAACAGAAATGTGTTTGAGCAAAAGAAAGATATCAAAGATGACTCAATTCTGTTAATAGCTGCCGAGAGAGTCCTATGCCAAGCTCCATCAGACAAT CATCATGAGATTATGTTTACAGACGTGGTGGATCAACAAGCTCCAATATCTAATTCTGATGGAAATTCTGAAAGATTTTCCAAGGCAGTATATAAAG TTGTTTCAGCAAGCGAAGGGGAGGTTGAAGCTGGCATACCCTTGTTGGAGAAGCGACAAGAAGACCAAAAGCAAGACACGAAAGATACACTGTCTGAAAATGAAATGAACCTCAAGAAGATAGTTGTGAAAAGTCAACTATTTCTAGACACATTCGAGGCACTTTTCAAACTTAACATTCCTCTCAGTGTCCTTCGTGAAGTTGGCGGGAACAATTACTATCAAGAAGACAAGAACCTACTCCTCGACTGTGGCTACGAGATAATGAAACGAAAAGGAAGATTTCAAGAGTTAAGTGTCCATCCTTTCGTGAAGGTAGCCATCAGTTCCTCTAAAGTAAACTCACTGGACCATATTGTTAGACAATTAAGCAAAGAGTTCGAGAAGCTGAGAACCTACGGTAGGGAGTGCTACACTGAATCACTTGTTCAAGACTACTTACCAAAAGTGTTGGAAAGAGATGTTCACCACAAAGACCCGAACTTAAACTCCATGTGGGACATGGGTTGGAATGATTCAATGAACGCCTTCATCGAAAAAGATGATGTTATAAGGGACGTAGAGAGAGAAGTCTTCAATGGACTCCTGGAGGAGATAACCAGAGATCTTATATGCATATAG
- the LOC108827919 gene encoding uncharacterized protein LOC108827919 isoform X2, translating to MSSNGEKGMMKRSDFAQKLLDDLRVRKERLSISQDTDNYAYSNRVFKGSRERRTKSTTFEEFNYGGSDKSLTSGTEVSNQILPYGKGRSIDLSKALAFALENAGKATRADPSGNASIISFLHEVGKRSLGLGTSSERRSSQQQLCSSSQQQLPMVHVHIKEISKGAQKLNQIIKACSNGLSFRKGRYSLQYGEEQYVEGAIELEESLRLLVDIQQASSEYLTKKHSQNRFKLLEENDDEEEEEEEQEDVWNRNNRKIKETAKADIEMRLLALNSKHRRQTSGCEDKPQKGRIPNVVAKLMGIGEFPEEEKETKNNNDASIKYAESLTRRIANENIVELKDQRRSTSLDLVFHKETQRATNGINYKDKSQHKDDSNSRKGNKKDGETTTKNAIRRNSSSPTDDKSKAVTRSQEKPLHKLSLGKKDEAKSIKKAKLKPERHQEHGVVTNHPPKPLSSVPVTDKAKAPRKSFSHVVVLEKKKGGEVHEAEFREKKNQVNSSLNGGFCKVRKQPENQKPVSKEANGKHDQLLGGYNDSNKTKAVEAERCINTSEMVQSSNRNVFEQKKDIKDDSILLIAAERVLCQAPSDNHHEIMFTDVVDQQAPISNSDGNSERFSKAVYKASEGEVEAGIPLLEKRQEDQKQDTKDTLSENEMNLKKIVVKSQLFLDTFEALFKLNIPLSVLREVGGNNYYQEDKNLLLDCGYEIMKRKGRFQELSVHPFVKVAISSSKVNSLDHIVRQLSKEFEKLRTYGRECYTESLVQDYLPKVLERDVHHKDPNLNSMWDMGWNDSMNAFIEKDDVIRDVEREVFNGLLEEITRDLICI from the exons ATGAGTTCGAACGGAGAGAAAGGAATGATGAAACGGTCAGATTTTGCACAGAAGTTGTTAGATGATCTTCGTGTAAGGAAGGAGCGGCTTTCAATCTCTCAGGATACAG ATAACTATGCATATTCCAACCGAGTATTCAAGGGATCTagagaaagaagaacaaaatCT ACAACATTTGAAGAGTTCAACTATGGAGGATCAGACAAGTCTCTAACTAGTGGCACAGAGGTTTCGAATCAGATACTTCCATACGGAAAAGGCCGGAGCATAGATCTATCAAAAGCATTAGCATTTGCACTTGAAAATGCTGGGAAGGCTACAAGAGCGGATCCTTCAGGGAATGCATCGATCATTAGCTTCCTTCATGAAGTAGGAAAGAGATCTTTGGGTTTAGGAACATCATCGGAAAGAAGAAGCAGTCAGCAACAGCTTTGTTCAAGCAGCCAACAACAGCTTCCCATGGTTCATGTTCACATCAAGGAGATATCAAAGGGAGCTCAAAAACTGAATCAGATCATTAAAGCATGCAGCAACGGCCTCAGTTTTCGAAAAGGAAGGTACTCGTTACAATATGGGGAAGAACAATACGTGGAAGGTGCTATTGAATTGGAAGAGTCTCTTCGTTTGCTTGTAGACATTCAACAAGCTTCTTCCGAGTATCTCACCAAGAAACATAGTCAAAACAGATTCAAgctacttgaagaaaatgatgatgaggaggaagaagaagaagaacaagaagatgtTTGGAATCGAAATAACCGAAAGATAAAAGAAACCGCAAAGGCAGATATCGAAATGAGACTATTGGCGCTTAACAGCAAACACAGAAGGCAAACAAGTGGCTGCGAAGATAAACCTCAGAAGGGAAGGATTCCAAACGTTGTTGCGAAGTTGATGGGAATAGGAGAGTTTCCAGAAGAGGAAAAAGAGACCAAGAACAACAATGATGCATCCATCAAGTATGCAGAGAGTCTCACAAGGCGTATAGCCAATGAAAATATTGTTGAGTTAAAGGATCAAAGAAGGTCAACATCATTGGATTTAGTATTCCATAAGGAGACTCAGAGAGCTACTAATGGTATAAACTACAAAGACAAGTCTCAACACAAGGATGATTCAAACAGCAGAAAAGGAAACAAGAAGGATGGAGAAACAACGACGAAAAATGCTATCAGAAGGAACTCATCTTCTCCAACAGATGATAAGTCTAAGGCGGTCACAAGGAGCCAAGAAAAGCCTTTGCATAAACTTAGTCTTGGGAAGAAAGATGAAGCAAAGAGCATCAAGAAAGCGAAGTTGAAGCCGGAAAGGCATCAAGAACATGGCGTAGTGACCAATCATCCACCAAAGCCTTTGAGCTCAGTACCAGTCACAGACAAAGCTAAAGCTCCGAGGAAAAGCTTTTCTCATGTTGTTgtattggaaaagaaaaaaggagGAGAGGTGCATGAAGCTGAGTTccgagaaaagaaaaatcaggtCAACTCTAGTCTAAATGGTGGATTTTGCAAAGTAAGGAAGCAACCAGAGAATCAGAAACCTGTTTCTAAAGAAGCAAATGGAAAACATGATCAGTTACTCGGAGGTTACAATGACAGTAATAAGACCAAAGCTGTAGAAGCAGAGAGATGCATTAATACTTCTGAAATGGTCCAATCATCAAACAGAAATGTGTTTGAGCAAAAGAAAGATATCAAAGATGACTCAATTCTGTTAATAGCTGCCGAGAGAGTCCTATGCCAAGCTCCATCAGACAAT CATCATGAGATTATGTTTACAGACGTGGTGGATCAACAAGCTCCAATATCTAATTCTGATGGAAATTCTGAAAGATTTTCCAAGGCAGTATATAAAG CAAGCGAAGGGGAGGTTGAAGCTGGCATACCCTTGTTGGAGAAGCGACAAGAAGACCAAAAGCAAGACACGAAAGATACACTGTCTGAAAATGAAATGAACCTCAAGAAGATAGTTGTGAAAAGTCAACTATTTCTAGACACATTCGAGGCACTTTTCAAACTTAACATTCCTCTCAGTGTCCTTCGTGAAGTTGGCGGGAACAATTACTATCAAGAAGACAAGAACCTACTCCTCGACTGTGGCTACGAGATAATGAAACGAAAAGGAAGATTTCAAGAGTTAAGTGTCCATCCTTTCGTGAAGGTAGCCATCAGTTCCTCTAAAGTAAACTCACTGGACCATATTGTTAGACAATTAAGCAAAGAGTTCGAGAAGCTGAGAACCTACGGTAGGGAGTGCTACACTGAATCACTTGTTCAAGACTACTTACCAAAAGTGTTGGAAAGAGATGTTCACCACAAAGACCCGAACTTAAACTCCATGTGGGACATGGGTTGGAATGATTCAATGAACGCCTTCATCGAAAAAGATGATGTTATAAGGGACGTAGAGAGAGAAGTCTTCAATGGACTCCTGGAGGAGATAACCAGAGATCTTATATGCATATAG